In Oryza sativa Japonica Group chromosome 1, ASM3414082v1, the genomic stretch ACATTTTGCCTTCTAGAAGCGAAGCTCCATCAACCTGTGGTTTGCCAGTTGCCATGTCATTGTTGATTTCAGGTGTCAGAGTGTCCATAACTAGATCCACTCAAAATGCAGAAGAGTCCAGAGCCTGAAGGAACTCCTGCGACGTATGTGTGCTGCAGTACCATACAGAGCTCGTCTACGCGCCGTATATATCATGCATAATCTTGACTCTGAGAACACAAAACAATGGTTGAGTTGTAGAATACTGCTCCTTTGTCTGAACTCGGTTTCAGAGTCTGGCCGGCAGAAGAGAGAAATTGCACTTGGCAAAACAAGTGGCTCAGTTTTTCAGCAAGCAAGTGGATTGAGCCAGGTGCCGGAGAAATGGGGCCTTTTGTCAACTGAATTGGTTGGAAAACACTGACTCTAGACAGTGAAAGGCACCAATTCGAACTTAATTGATCGATGAGCACCAACCACCGACGATCGAGCGGGTCTTGCAAAACAAAAGATAATACATATCTTCAGAACATCATCGTcagtttctttttcctttcagAAAGGTAAGAGAGGTTGTCTAATATattaattgagaagaaataatcATCAGCAATAATGTCTTGTATTTTGGTCATCTTCTCTGCCTGAAAATCTGATCTCAGAACCCTTCCTAGAATTTGCCGTTTCAGaggccaaaattttgatatattgTATTCATACAGTACCAGGAGTTGCTCTACTGCTTACTGTATTAGACCATAACTCATGCTATTTAGGAGAATTTGGAAACTATAGCATTTGGAGTATTTACTGAGGTGAATAATTTGGTGACGTTTTAGTGCTTTTTACTCCACTCCTTTTCCAGAAAGTGATTGCAATGAAAGGCCTTTCTTTTCTTGAACGACTACCAATAGCTCCTGCTGCCATCGACCTTGTTTTTTATTAGACAGGTCAGtgggaaaaaaaatggtttAAAGCGCTGATTAAACCAATTTTCCGTGAATCACAGGAGTGAAATAACGAGGATCTACACGTCACAAGCCAAAAACAACGGCTTGCAGCCAAGAAGTATTATATCATATGGTACTTGTTAGACGAATAGAGTATCAGAGGAATATATTTTTGGTGAAATTATATAGACCAGGAAGTATATTTTGTCCTTAGATCCTACCATGACTATTGCAGTGGTTGGGGTGGTTCAAatgtatgtttttcttttctttagatGGAACAAACGTAGTACTAACGAGCAAAATAAATATCAATTGGATAGCCTATCAGCACGTGTTATTTATGATAATTCATAAGCATAATTAGTACCAAATATTGACAGTCGGGATAGGGAAGCAGGAAGCTGTACCTGTAGGCCCAAATGTCCAATAGATGAGTCAGCCATTTTCCATGGTGTGTGTGGTCTCccattttgtgatttttgtgaaGTGGAGATAGTGGCAGGGATCATGATACGTCGACGCAAAGTTGCAAACACCTTTTGCTGTCCATGCAACAAAAAACAAGTGGCACTACCTCCGGACATCATGCGGCAAAGTTGGCTGGTAATCTGTAGTACGTGCCTGCCACGCTTGTCCACACCACGGCGTGTTTCTGCAAGTCCAAGAGAGGTTGACAAAGCAAACTGAAGGGTCACACAGCAAGCATATATTCACATATACCAGGTACAGAGTTTGGTTGGATTAGGTCTGGATCAACTTTTGTCCACCTCCTTAAACGGGAGCTCAGGGGATCCTTTTTATAGCTCAATAGTCCTTCCAGAAACCCAACAAATTTAGTACTCTCAAAATTTGTATTTTTCCTTTTGACAAAGGTCTCCAGCTTATATTGAAAACTTGGCCTTTGCTTTGCTtgatgctaaaattttggcaagattcaTTTCACATTGAGTTAGTTCATCTCGTTCACGCTTCACACTGACTTATGCAATGTGCTAGAGGCCTAGGGCAAAAGGTATAGAATCCCAACCTAACTATTATCACCTAAAAGATTAAGAGTACATTATATACACTAATTTTTTCTCAACCAGTATTAGCAAATGCATAGAAGCCGTGCAGATGACCCGATATGTTAATGCCAGTGTACGCCAAAACGCAATAATATCCACATTAGCACAGAACCACGGAGGCGTCCGACTGTAACATCGCACCTCTTGCACCTATATGTCTCATCTTAACAGTTATTTTTGGAAGAAATGCTTCTTTCTCACCTGATGCATTATTTGGATGCATGCACGCGCGCTGCTTAGTGCAAAAGCTTCTTCTCCTCGGTTCAGAATATGGACACCCATTTATCAACAATAAAACATCAGTGTGAGGCATATGCCTGTCAATCTGTCATCCATTCCTGATCAACCTAACAAGCAACACAAACAAGTCATACAAAACCAAAATAGTTCTGATAAGTCCATATGAAAAAGATTGGATATCTTACGCTTGATGCAAAACCATATGAAGATATGCCATCAAAGAATGTGAAGAAAAACAACCAACGGATACAAACACATAAACAACAGAGAAGAGATGCAGTTAGAGAAAACTTTGAAATTCTGAATTAGCTCGTTGCATTCAGACATCCTTAATTAGATGTTAATTCATGGGAATTCCAATTTCACAAATTTGAGTGACAATACTAAACGAAGAGAACGAGATAACAGGGAAAATATTCACCTGGCTACAGTATGATATGATTGATACCAAGTGGTCTTGATGTATCATTGTGGTTACAGTACAGGGGAACGGGTAAAATATAAATctttattaatatattttgtataGATGTGACCAAAACATTAAACCTTCAAATGAACAGGGGAAACAATTCCACAAGCGTTTATTACAATTTTCGGTTTTTCCACGACACATTGCTTGATTGAAAGTAAAATACCATCAAATAGGCTGTAATATGTAATATCCAAGGAGCCATGCTTCAGAAATGCAGATTAACAAGATTATGTATCACTTCACTGGTTCAATCTTTCTTTTGGAGCCTGAGTGTGAAAGCCTGAAGGGATAAGAGAACTTGCTTGATCCGTTCTCTGATTTGCGCATCAATCAAATTACCATCACTGTCAAACTTTGGAGGCTGCTCAAATGCTTTTACGGCTAGTTCTGGCTTGTTGATGAAGTGAAGATCTAAAAATACCCCGACCTGACGAAGATGGTACTGTGATCTACCCCCTCCAAAGCCACCTCCTGCACTGACAATTGCAGCAGGTTTGTCTGCCCAGCAATTTTGCCCTCTAGAAGCCCAATCAAGTGCATTCTTCAGTGGGGCTACAATTGATACGTGAAGCATATGAGGCGCAAACACATAGATGAGCATCAGAAATACAATATAGCAGGCATGCAGTCCATCCTTTAGGGAATCACTGAATCTTTGGACAAGTTTCTGAGATTTCACTTAATCTGCAGGCTAGTTTCTACAAGTTGTCTAGTGTTGTCTAGTAACTGGAATTTCCAGGGTAGTTATCCATGCCTCTTGTTTTGCTTTAGATATCAACATATCTATTAATCATACAAGGGTGTTACACGATTTAATCATTTTTCTTAATGGTAAGAACACTGAGCATGGTATTGTAGTATATTATGTATATAATCTTATCTGTCAACCAGTAAGTGATAAAATTGTTGCGTATGATatctttcaaatttaaattgtaTGTCCCAAACACAAGTTGAAGAGTGAATTGCTCAATTGGGTTACTCAGATTCAGAATTGCAAGATGGTGCACAGCATAGCATGTATTAAATTGCAGCCAAATGGTAAACTAAATAACTACTAAATGAAAAGAGGCGTGCAGTGAATTTACaggccagcaaaaaaaaattaaaacaaagtATATGCTGAAATCAGTATGCCAATCAGAATGCAACCAGAAATGTGAGAGATGTAGGCTATAATCCAAACAAATTGGCTATTGAATTGCTAGAGTACATGAATTGGACTGTAAAGTGTAAACTAATTATACATTTTTGGGAATAGTTTGGCAGGATAGCAGCATAGGTCAAATGCTGAAGCTATGCTACTAGATGCCAGCCTTGACTGAGCTATAGGGTTGTGCGACCCCTAATAAAATACATATAGGTCTAAACAAGTATAGAAACCATGATTTCGTTGGAAggtatatttatttttacaaggtAAAGAGCTGGATATTTGGTGGAATGAAAAGGGGCATCAGTTAGCTTGactggtactccctccggtttcattttaattgacgttttggacaatgacacggtctacaagatacatctttgatcttatttttctattataatatatataataaataaatgcatgtttacttttattataatactttaaaagacaaatctatatatgttgttctagttcctttaaactaaatattattaaagttattgatggtcagagttataaaagtttgacctcaaccttgtccaaaacgtcaattaatatgaaaccggagggagtagttattagCACAATAATTCAGTCAAGCACAATAATTCAATTTGAGCTTAAAGAGTAAGTAAAGAATATTGAGGTATTCCTTTCTACTTTATACATAACATTTTGTAAGGAAGGAATAAAGGAAACTGACTTTCTACTTTTTCTAAATCAGTGTTGGAATTCCTTTATCACTTTCCCTACAATACACTTCAGGGCCCTGTAATGTTTCCAACAGAACTATGCGCAACTCTCAACAGGGAACCCACTCATGCATCATGACAACGAGATGGTAACCAGCTCCATTATCTGCGGATCACGAGAATGAAAAGGGACCCCCAAACAAATCGTGCACCATGACATTGATATCCAAATGGAAACGAACCTAATAGCTCAGGACAGTTATCACTTGATGAACTCTGATCTAAAATTGTAGTCTGAACGAACCGAACAGATCACTGAATTGGTACGCACTACAAGCATGCGGATTCCCCCAAATTTATCTGGTCGTATCACCCCTTTATCCATGGCAATTCGTGTGGAAAATAGGCCAGCAATCGCGAATTCGGGCGAGATATTTGGCAACAAATCACATATGGAGGCAGCAGTAGGCACGTACTTGCGATGGAGTAGTTGTACTCGGGGGATCCGAAGAGGAAGCAGTCGGCCTGGCGGACCTTGTCGCGGAAGGCCTCGACGGCGGGAGGGAATCCGCCATCGGCGGTCTCGAGGTCGGTGTTGAGCAGCGGCAGGCCGGAGATGTCGACGTGGTCGACGCGCAGGCCCGGGATGGACTCCTCGCACACCCCCGCGGCTGATCGATCAGCGCCGCCACCGGAGAAGAAGGCGTCAGGTTAACTGATTAAGCCCAAAACTCGCGGGGATGTGGGGGACCAGGGCGAGGGAGCGAAGGGAAGGGAATGGCGTGTGTgtaccggcgcggaggaggccgccgtTGTAGGAGGCCTTGCGGAGGGAGCCGCAGATGGCGGCGACGCGGATGacgggcctcgccgccgcggcctccatggtggtggtggtggtggtcgtcgtcgtcttctcccTCGGCGGCTCAGGCTGCTGAGTAGGTGACGCGCGCTTGCCAACTGCCAAGTGCCCCCAACTCAGCGGAGATGGAAAGCGAATAAATAGATTTGCCCAGAGTAGGAGGGAAAAGAGGAATAATTAATTCTGAGTTGGTCGCGTGTAGCGAGtgacaaatataatttttaagagaaaagaaaaggtttaaAATCGGAGCTCATGGAAAAAGAGGTCGTCGGAGTCGGACCCATCGGCGGCTAACGTTTTTCTttatctctttctctttctttattactccctccgtctctaaatgattttttttaaaacatgtttaatcatttatcttattaaaaaattttgttaatattattcaaaaaatttagtagtattatatttaacaatgaatcaaatgatagtaacagaattaataattacttaaatctTTTAAATatgacgaatggtcaaatatgtttaaaaatattaacggcatcaaatatttaacgacggagggagtattatcgtACCGCTCCATCTTTTTCCACAGCGTCCGTCACCATTATTGGTTAGTGTGGACTAATCACCATTATTGGTTAGTGCAGGACTAATTTTCTCTGCTCTCCGTTTGTTATCATTTTCGTCTTCGCGTGACTATGAACAGAATTTGTCAGTTGAATGAAACAGCATCAAAACAAAATTCATTTTTAGCAAGATATGTGATGAAGTTCTACAGTAGTTCTGATTATTTGCATGTTTTGTACTGTACCTAGATGGCTTTTTTTTGGAACATGTACCTAGATGGCTAGATTGAAATTATTTCTGTATGCGCGAGCAGACAAAACCCGGCAAACTGAGATGTTGCATTGGGTTTGGACcgatttttttatcattttaactttttaggaaattattttttaaataaacctTGCTAAAAACTTCAAACAGAAAAACCTTAACCTTATCAACATCAATGTTGATGCTAAGACCAAACATCTAAGCACCACGTACATTGGCATCGAAAAACTTATCGAGGTGATACAAATTCTAGGTCAGCAGGGGTCACCGCCAATCGTGAGAGAGGTCGGTACTCTTGGGCTAGAGATATCTCAGGCCCAGTCACCGAAGGAAGTTGGCCGGCCCAACAGGTAAAGGAATCGAAATGGTAACAAATCGCTCTTGGGCTTCGCCGACGAGttcccggcggccggcgcggaggatgATGCACAGAGCCAGCGTACAGTGGCCGAACTCGGGACTTGCAAGCCTGGAGAGAGACATTAATGCCCTTTTTAGTTTTCAAAACAAAACTTTTCAtgctatcacatcgaatctttagacacatgcatatattattaaatatagacaaagaaaaccaattacacagattgtcTAATTGCGTCATAATTTCACAATGttatgctacagtaaatatttgctaataacagattatttaggtttaataaattcgtctcgcagttttctaacggaatctgtaatttattttgttattagattacgtttaatactttttCAGCTTTTTCAATGTGAAGGCCACGAGGAAGGCTAGCTCCTCAGCTTTTTCAGTCCTGCTCATCTGCTCTGATCTTCTCCACTCCTCCCCATCTGCACACTGCACACCATCTTGGCTCTTGCTATGCGGAGCACTACTCTCTCTTTCAAGCCATTTCACTGCCTTTTGACCATTGATCGAGTTTCGCTGGTGGCGCAGGCAGGAGGAGATACTAGTACTAGCATCCAATGAGGAGCGGCCACATGCATACCTGTATCTGCGACCACGCGTGGAAGCTGCCCTTCTGCTTTGCTGCTAGCTGCTGCCCCATTGAAGGAAAGTGAAGCACCAGTCTGTTGCATTCACGGCTTTAGATTCGTTTTGATTCTTTTTGGACGGGTGTGTTTGAATAGTCGACGCCTCTCAACGGGCTGCTGCCTTGTGGCCTGATGCATCACggctttggctgtgtttagttctactttaaaattaaaaatttaaaaaaattagaacaatATGACATAAAAGttgaaaattatatatgtaggaaagttcgatgtgacagaaaagttgaaagtttaaagaaaaaagttgaaatctaaaTAAACCCTTTATGCAAAGAGTATTGTATAACTCATATAAAATTAGATACATTCGGGGCTGGTTAGATCATCTAGCAAGTTTGTTTACTCtgtcatatcgaatgtttgaacacatacgtaaagtattaaatatagaaaaaacactaattacacagattgcgtgtaaattgcaagacaaatcttttaagcctaattgctgcatgatttgacaattgttattagactacgtttaatactttaaatgtgtttATGTATATCCGACGTAACAAACGGCAAAAAAATTTtacccctagatctaaacacagccataaccATGGATCAATAAAACAACATGTTTATATGCATTTGTAGCCGTTTACAACCGTTAGTTAAATTGAGTGAGACGGTTGGATCTTATACATAGCAATTTACTTATACAAACGCGCGCGGTCAATCTGTATCCTGAAGCGCATGGCGGAACGGCTTGCCGGACCCCCGGAGGAAAGGCTTTGCGCTCGCGAGGCGATTTCTGGGGAGAAACCGCAGCGACCACCAGTTTTCGCCGTTGCAAATGATCCTACAACTACAAGGCTACAACCGCACGCCAAACTGGGAGTAACTGCATTTTTGACCACACCAAAACTGCAATCACCTCACTCATCCAGTCATCCCGCCTCTCACTTCCATGTCGGCCAAAGGTTTTCCCGGTACCACTAGTCAGCGTGTGACCGAGCAGCTTGACCAGCGCGAGTGATACAGTACCTGGCTTTGACGTGAGACGGGAGGCACGGGGCCCACAGGCCCAACCCAACGCATCCGATTGAACGTTTCTGAACGCCTCGGTCACCGCGGATGATCGATGCGCGGCCCCGGCCAAGCTGCCATGCAGCGCTGCGTCTATTTCAAGCTCACCGGCTACTGCTCGTAGAGCCAAGAACCGGAGCTATTTTAACTATTCATACCACTGTAGCAGCGGAAAGCCGGACTAGATATATAAACCTTGTGGCGATCCGATCGTGTTCGTCCATGGCCGACGAGGGGTCGTCGCGCGCCGAGCTGATCGAggcttcgccggcgccggcgctggaccttccgtcgccgccgcggaagCCGCGGGGCCGGCCGCTGGGGTCCAAGAACAAGCCCAAGCCGCCGGTGGTCGTGACGCGGGAGAGCGAGGCGGCGATGCGGCCCGTCGTGCTGGAGCTCGGCGCCGGCTGCGAGGTggccgccgcggtggccgcgTTCGCGCGGCGCCGACGCGTCGGCGTGTCCGTGCTCTGCGGCCgcggcaccgtcgccgccgtcacgcTCCGGCTCccgacctcgccgcccgccgcggtgAAGCTGCACGGGCGGTTCGAGGTGCTGTCCCTGTCCGGGACGGTGCTGCCGTCCGCGGCCGGAgagggggccgcgccgccgccgccgttctcggTGTCTCTAGCTGGGGCGGGCGGGCAGGTGATCGGCGGCACGCTCGCCGGGGAGATGACGACGGCGGAcgggttggtggtggtggccgccaCGTTCGGGAGCGCCGAGGTGCACCGGTTGCCCGCTGATGAGGACGACGAGGCCACCGGCAGCCGCGGCGGTGAGGAGCGGAGGCATCcacagcagcagccgccgcagaCGGTGGCGGCCACGAGCGCCGTCGACGTGGGGCTGCTTGGGTACGGCGGCGGTGTGGGGGTTGCCGGCGGTGCGAGTGGCGGGCAGGTGGGccgccaccagcagcagcagcagcaggccgaGATGGTCTTGTGGGCCCAGTCGCCAGGCTCAGTCGGCCCGGCCCATCCTGCCACGAGTCGTTACTAGCCACTAGCCAGCACGGTAGTTTAACGTTTCTTTCTCCCGGCATGGTGATGGCG encodes the following:
- the LOC4325400 gene encoding probable NADPH:quinone oxidoreductase 1 — encoded protein: MEAAAARPVIRVAAICGSLRKASYNGGLLRAAAGVCEESIPGLRVDHVDISGLPLLNTDLETADGGFPPAVEAFRDKVRQADCFLFGSPEYNYSIATPLKNALDWASRGQNCWADKPAAIVSAGGGFGGGRSQYHLRQVGVFLDLHFINKPELAVKAFEQPPKFDSDGNLIDAQIRERIKQVLLSLQAFTLRLQKKD
- the LOC9270289 gene encoding AT-hook motif nuclear-localized protein 28, producing the protein MADEGSSRAELIEASPAPALDLPSPPRKPRGRPLGSKNKPKPPVVVTRESEAAMRPVVLELGAGCEVAAAVAAFARRRRVGVSVLCGRGTVAAVTLRLPTSPPAAVKLHGRFEVLSLSGTVLPSAAGEGAAPPPPFSVSLAGAGGQVIGGTLAGEMTTADGLVVVAATFGSAEVHRLPADEDDEATGSRGGEERRHPQQQPPQTVAATSAVDVGLLGYGGGVGVAGGASGGQVGRHQQQQQQAEMVLWAQSPGSVGPAHPATSRY